A window of the Candidatus Cloacimonadota bacterium genome harbors these coding sequences:
- a CDS encoding DUF3147 family protein has translation MINLFIPKLILSFLAGSIWITTSTIVAEKFGTKVGGVLAGLPTTVLISFFFIGWTQNVYVVREATAIVPIIMGMNAVFVLIYILLLPKSFLLAVSGAMFSWLMFVFGLYLVEFDNFLLGFPILIFLVSICYYIPEKRMVIVPQKKRNIKYSFLQLIMRGLISGGIIASAVTIAKFGGPLLGGAFSCFPAVMTSTMIITYLAHGKSFSMAVMKILMISAPANVVAFAATLRFAIIPFGLIGGTLVSFAISILCSYFVFLFVRKKML, from the coding sequence GTGATAAATTTATTCATTCCAAAACTCATTTTGAGTTTTCTTGCCGGAAGTATCTGGATAACCACCTCCACTATTGTCGCTGAAAAATTCGGGACAAAAGTGGGTGGAGTTCTTGCCGGTTTACCCACCACGGTATTGATCTCATTTTTCTTTATTGGCTGGACTCAAAATGTTTACGTTGTCCGTGAAGCAACTGCGATAGTTCCGATAATTATGGGGATGAATGCAGTATTCGTTCTGATTTATATACTTCTCCTCCCAAAAAGTTTTTTGCTTGCTGTTAGCGGAGCTATGTTCAGCTGGCTAATGTTCGTGTTTGGATTGTATTTGGTAGAGTTTGATAATTTTTTACTCGGTTTTCCTATCCTTATTTTTTTGGTAAGTATTTGCTATTATATTCCAGAAAAAAGGATGGTCATCGTTCCGCAAAAAAAACGAAATATCAAATACTCTTTTTTGCAGCTCATAATGCGAGGTTTGATAAGTGGTGGGATCATTGCTTCGGCGGTTACTATTGCAAAATTTGGAGGGCCATTGCTCGGAGGTGCGTTTTCGTGTTTTCCGGCTGTAATGACTTCCACAATGATAATAACTTACTTAGCCCACGGCAAATCGTTTTCGATGGCTGTGATGAAAATATTGATGATCAGTGCACCGGCAAATGTGGTGGCTTTTGCAGCGACATTGCGTTTTGCCATTATCCCTTTCGGGCTGATCGGTGGGACTCTGGTTTCTTTTGCAATTTCTATTTTATGCAGCTATTTTGTTTTTTTGTTTGTAAGGAAGAAGATGTTGTAG
- a CDS encoding AMP-binding protein, which translates to MMKENFVKMLESSINSNWDLPAFSDYKGEALTYGDISREILKMHYIFRKLSVKKGDKIALLGKNSVNWAIVYLATVSYGAVIVPILPDFHASDVHHIVNHSDSVLLFALEDIYENLNCENLKEIIAIFSLENLSLLYSPKKNLKDKFKSDMDEFRQQNAEKNENKITFSKISNNDLHGIIYTSGTTGFSKGVMLTNNNFAANVVYAQEKMKLEPGDTILSFLPIAHTFGCTFEFLFPFCSGCHITFLNKIPSPRIILKAFGEVKPRLILSVPLIIEKIYNKQIKPTISKALMKVLLGLPGIKNAIYTKIRKKLVTVFGGNFREIVIGGAPLNDEVETFFKKIKFPFTIGYGMTECAPLISYANWENHKSKSVGETVFTMQAKIDSEDSANIVGEIMVKGENLMQGYYKEEKITSECFEDGWLHTGDLGLIDADNYIYIKGRSKSMILGPSGQNIFPEEIESKLNNLDCVQESLLVKKENKLIALIYPDFEKMDAKKIEENELESIMKKNLSKINKMLPAYSKISKLEIFPEEFEKTPTKKVKRFLYNK; encoded by the coding sequence ATGATGAAAGAAAACTTTGTAAAGATGCTTGAATCGAGCATTAACAGCAATTGGGATTTACCTGCTTTTTCCGATTATAAAGGAGAGGCTCTAACCTATGGTGATATCTCCCGTGAAATTTTGAAAATGCACTACATATTTAGAAAATTGAGTGTAAAAAAGGGAGACAAAATTGCCCTTCTCGGGAAAAATTCAGTCAATTGGGCAATCGTTTATCTTGCCACAGTTAGTTACGGAGCTGTCATAGTTCCCATTCTGCCGGACTTTCACGCTTCTGATGTCCATCACATCGTAAATCATTCTGATTCTGTCCTTCTGTTTGCTTTGGAAGATATTTACGAAAACCTGAATTGTGAAAATCTTAAGGAAATTATCGCAATCTTCTCTCTGGAAAATTTATCTCTCCTCTATTCACCCAAAAAAAATCTGAAAGATAAATTCAAATCCGATATGGATGAATTTAGGCAGCAAAACGCAGAAAAAAATGAAAATAAAATCACTTTTTCAAAAATTTCCAACAATGATTTACACGGAATCATTTATACTTCCGGCACAACCGGATTTTCCAAAGGAGTTATGCTGACAAATAATAATTTTGCAGCAAATGTTGTTTATGCTCAAGAAAAAATGAAGTTGGAACCAGGTGATACGATTCTTTCATTTTTACCAATTGCACATACTTTTGGTTGTACGTTTGAATTCCTCTTTCCCTTTTGCTCCGGTTGTCATATAACTTTCCTTAATAAAATTCCATCTCCGAGAATAATTTTGAAAGCCTTTGGTGAAGTGAAACCTCGCCTGATCCTTTCCGTTCCCCTGATCATCGAAAAAATATATAACAAACAGATAAAGCCCACAATAAGCAAAGCCTTGATGAAGGTTTTACTCGGTTTGCCCGGAATAAAAAATGCCATTTACACAAAAATACGCAAAAAACTCGTAACTGTTTTTGGAGGAAATTTTCGTGAAATCGTTATTGGCGGTGCTCCTCTAAATGATGAAGTAGAGACATTTTTTAAGAAAATCAAATTTCCTTTCACCATCGGTTACGGAATGACAGAATGCGCCCCGCTTATCAGTTACGCTAACTGGGAAAACCACAAATCAAAATCCGTAGGAGAAACGGTTTTCACTATGCAGGCAAAGATAGATTCGGAAGATTCTGCAAATATCGTAGGAGAAATAATGGTGAAAGGCGAAAATTTGATGCAAGGATATTATAAAGAAGAAAAAATTACTTCAGAATGCTTTGAAGACGGCTGGTTGCATACGGGTGATCTTGGTTTAATTGATGCTGACAATTATATTTACATAAAGGGAAGAAGCAAAAGCATGATCCTCGGTCCTTCTGGACAAAACATTTTTCCCGAAGAGATTGAATCTAAACTGAACAATCTTGATTGTGTGCAAGAATCCCTGTTAGTAAAAAAAGAAAACAAACTCATAGCCCTGATTTATCCAGACTTTGAAAAAATGGATGCCAAAAAAATTGAAGAAAATGAACTCGAATCAATAATGAAAAAAAATTTATCAAAAATCAATAAAATGCTGCCGGCATATTCCAAAATTTCAAAATTGGAAATCTTCCCTGAAGAATTTGAAAAAACTCCTACAAAAAAAGTTAAGCGGTTTTTGTATAATAAATAA
- the folE2 gene encoding GTP cyclohydrolase FolE2, with translation MKDIQNQKDTRNIFINKVGVKDLKYPVVLEDRENGKQHTVANVNMFVELPRHYRGTHMSRFVEILNNYHRETIIDNLENLLLEMKRKLDAKVAYIEFEFPYFITKKAPVSKKISQMSYQCKFDGSYGDEFIMEMVVKVPVQTLCPCSKEISDFGAHNQRSYVTISAVYSEFIWLEELIEVAERSGSAELYSLLKREDEKYVTEKAYQNPKFVEDVVRNISSELKGNPRIISYKVEADSMESIHNHNAYAMVKSD, from the coding sequence ATGAAAGACATTCAAAATCAAAAAGATACTCGAAATATTTTCATCAACAAAGTTGGTGTTAAAGATTTGAAATATCCTGTTGTGCTCGAAGATCGGGAAAATGGCAAACAGCACACCGTTGCAAATGTGAACATGTTTGTGGAACTTCCTCGGCATTATCGTGGTACCCATATGAGCCGATTTGTAGAGATTTTGAATAACTATCATCGAGAAACTATCATTGATAATTTGGAAAATTTGCTTCTGGAAATGAAGAGAAAATTAGATGCAAAAGTCGCCTATATAGAATTTGAATTTCCCTATTTTATCACGAAAAAAGCACCAGTGAGCAAGAAAATTTCCCAGATGAGTTATCAATGCAAATTTGATGGATCTTACGGCGATGAATTTATTATGGAGATGGTCGTAAAAGTTCCTGTTCAGACTCTTTGCCCTTGTTCAAAAGAGATTAGTGATTTTGGTGCTCACAACCAAAGATCGTATGTAACGATTAGCGCCGTTTATAGCGAATTTATCTGGTTGGAAGAATTGATAGAAGTGGCAGAAAGATCCGGAAGTGCTGAATTATATTCATTGTTAAAACGAGAAGATGAAAAATACGTTACTGAAAAAGCATATCAAAATCCAAAATTTGTGGAAGATGTTGTCAGAAATATTTCCAGTGAATTGAAAGGCAATCCCAGAATAATTTCCTATAAAGTAGAAGCGGATAGCATGGAATCCATTCATAATCATAACGCTTATGCAATGGTAAAGTCCGATTAG
- a CDS encoding Nif3-like dinuclear metal center hexameric protein, translated as MSEFRDEIVEFCNDFLKVDDFKDYCRNGLQVEGKTKIKKIVIGVSLSEKFIKSAISQNADMLMVHHGLFSNQFGKPPRITGILRNRLKLLIENDINLCGYHLPLDANPKIGNNISLLEILGLKKIKAISTVSYGEIGFIGKTKEPISFEDFVEKVNNELQTDSYFIKAGSDFVEKVGIISGGASNNYADAITSGADTYLCGEIQENVVREVEEAGINFINAGHYNSEKLGIKNLGKLVEKKFDVSVDYIDIPNVV; from the coding sequence ATGTCTGAATTTAGAGATGAAATCGTAGAATTTTGTAACGATTTTTTAAAAGTTGATGATTTCAAAGATTATTGCAGAAATGGTCTGCAAGTTGAAGGAAAAACCAAAATAAAGAAAATTGTGATTGGAGTGAGCCTTTCGGAAAAGTTTATAAAATCTGCAATCTCCCAAAATGCTGATATGCTTATGGTTCATCACGGATTATTCTCCAATCAGTTTGGGAAACCGCCGAGGATAACAGGGATTTTGCGTAACCGTCTTAAATTGCTGATTGAGAATGATATTAATCTTTGCGGATATCATCTCCCGCTGGATGCAAATCCGAAAATCGGGAATAATATCAGCCTCTTAGAGATTTTAGGTTTAAAAAAAATCAAAGCGATTAGCACCGTAAGTTATGGTGAAATTGGATTCATCGGTAAAACAAAAGAACCGATTTCCTTTGAAGACTTTGTGGAAAAAGTAAATAATGAATTGCAAACCGATAGCTATTTTATTAAAGCAGGTTCTGATTTTGTGGAAAAAGTCGGCATCATTTCCGGGGGTGCTTCAAATAATTATGCAGATGCGATCACATCCGGAGCTGATACTTATCTTTGCGGAGAGATTCAAGAAAACGTCGTGAGAGAAGTAGAAGAAGCCGGAATTAATTTCATCAATGCCGGACATTACAACTCTGAAAAACTCGGAATAAAAAATCTGGGCAAATTAGTAGAAAAGAAATTTGACGTGTCCGTGGATTATATTGATATTCCTAATGTTGTGTAA
- a CDS encoding sodium/solute symporter (Members of the Solute:Sodium Symporter (SSS), TC 2.A.21 as described in tcdb.org, catalyze solute:Na+ symport. Known solutes for members of the family include sugars, amino acids, nucleosides, inositols, vitamins, urea or anions, depending on the system.): MIKYLFFFVYAAILLGIGVYGMKRAKTFGDFFLGSRSIGPWLSAFTYGTAYFSAVLLIGFAGKLGWGFGFSSLWVALGNTVVGTLFVWLIVGKRIRAASLELDVYTMPEYLHKRYDSNFLKIFGAVAIFIFLVPYAASVFLGLSYLFEIAFKINFNLILLVMAVFTGLYMILGGFRSIAIVDFIQGIVMIFGVGMLVYFGITKAGGFSEIVSKLDTINPKLTGLIGPPGFFPLFFIVIITSVAPFAMPQLIQKFYSIKDDRSIKIGAIVSTVFAVIITGAAYFTGSLTRVFINATKYPEIFTNGRPMVDKLIPIFIRDVIPSGISFVILLLVLSASMSTLASLIFVSASAIVKDLYHGYSKKNVSDRNLNVLMRFFCGVFIIISVIFAVLKPAIILTLLLISWGAIAATFLAPFLYGLYWKRANKYAANISAVLGVAITMVLFLILPANKIPLIATLGMGIPLVVFPIIVWLSPKI; the protein is encoded by the coding sequence ATGATTAAATATTTATTCTTTTTTGTTTATGCAGCAATTTTGCTGGGAATTGGTGTTTATGGAATGAAAAGGGCGAAAACTTTTGGAGACTTTTTTCTCGGTTCTCGTTCTATTGGTCCCTGGCTTTCGGCTTTTACGTATGGAACGGCATATTTCAGTGCGGTTTTATTGATTGGGTTTGCCGGAAAACTTGGCTGGGGATTTGGATTTTCATCATTATGGGTTGCCTTAGGGAACACTGTTGTCGGCACCCTTTTTGTCTGGCTAATAGTTGGTAAACGAATCCGCGCCGCTTCTCTTGAATTGGATGTTTACACAATGCCGGAATATTTGCACAAGCGTTATGATTCAAATTTTCTCAAAATATTTGGTGCTGTTGCTATTTTTATATTTTTGGTGCCGTATGCCGCCTCTGTTTTTTTGGGATTGAGTTATCTCTTTGAAATTGCATTTAAAATTAATTTCAACCTAATTCTTCTTGTTATGGCAGTTTTTACAGGACTTTATATGATTCTCGGTGGTTTTCGTTCAATTGCAATCGTAGATTTTATTCAGGGAATCGTGATGATCTTTGGCGTGGGAATGCTGGTTTATTTTGGTATTACGAAGGCAGGTGGATTTTCCGAAATAGTATCAAAATTGGATACTATTAATCCCAAACTTACCGGTTTGATTGGACCTCCCGGATTTTTTCCATTATTTTTCATTGTGATAATTACCAGCGTGGCTCCCTTTGCTATGCCGCAACTAATCCAGAAATTTTATTCCATCAAGGACGATCGTTCAATAAAAATCGGAGCAATAGTTTCTACGGTTTTTGCAGTAATTATTACCGGAGCAGCCTATTTTACCGGTTCACTTACACGCGTATTTATTAATGCAACAAAATATCCCGAAATTTTTACAAATGGCAGGCCGATGGTGGATAAACTTATTCCCATATTCATTCGTGATGTGATTCCCTCTGGCATTTCTTTTGTTATTCTATTGCTTGTTTTATCTGCTTCAATGTCCACACTTGCCTCTCTTATTTTTGTATCTGCTTCTGCAATCGTAAAAGATCTTTATCATGGATATAGCAAAAAAAATGTTTCGGATCGTAATTTGAATGTTCTAATGCGGTTTTTTTGCGGAGTATTTATAATTATTTCTGTGATATTTGCAGTTCTAAAACCAGCAATTATTCTCACACTTCTTCTCATTTCGTGGGGAGCAATTGCTGCTACATTTCTTGCCCCGTTCCTCTATGGACTTTATTGGAAAAGGGCAAATAAGTATGCTGCAAATATTAGTGCAGTTCTCGGTGTTGCAATTACAATGGTGCTTTTCCTGATTCTTCCGGCAAATAAAATTCCCCTTATCGCAACCTTAGGGATGGGAATCCCGTTAGTGGTTTTCCCGATAATTGTCTGGCTATCTCCGAAAATATGA
- a CDS encoding C10 family peptidase: MKRIIPILIVAFLFANIGLLASPITQNAATEVAEFKISLDGKTDFSINNCEELLNIENNRVGFIFHLTPQGFVLVSTDTDLTPIAGISYRNNFSTEDVPSNIAFQWLRKELSLHIQGIEQFPSQLISDNNQLWNDYLTKNSAQFNTRDRAIYPPEGTTTTGGWVETQWNQNPAPYNAYCPLDPNTGGRSYVGCVATAMIQIINYHRFIGDAEFYNSDDYNYQPYTGNQWCNVDNDYQSLDFPNFPNLNLYLDLLREEYMTNEPISDQSIAALGFAAGVSVEMCYSTDGSGAYSSDVDNAFLYKFDYDSALYQSGGSTYFYSNVQDDMMDGLPIHLSLNGNPGHAIVLDGYNSAADTYHLNFGWGGSSDGWYDLPDGIIPMGFTSVSAGIIHINGGFLPYLSYKEIFASETIGDYDGRINPGETADVRISIQNKISFSTATDIVARLRCNDPRVIILDSIGTYSDIPAGSAQTNITDPFKLEVVQGAGACTIDLTLHVESNDGYSADLIVPLDVTMDLVGWPVTVVGGVNGSPAFVDFDGSGTYDVVFGDNSGKIHRFDIEGNEYTGFPYDTQNNIKGSVAISDIDGNGEKNIICGSNSNELVVLEPNGDELFTYQASMYVMVTPTVADIDGNGSKEIIFQSANGQLYVIDSAGNDFPNFPIAISGTIYMNSGVAVADINGNGNKEIIAATLTGDVSCINKDAEVEWTINLSSSVQGAPTIIEFSDETYILVGDTGGRLAFINSNGNLLNFAETSGNFTSSPLAINLSGGSTVQDLWFMIGSQDGTAHLIDYYGNDHDGWPNDTGDAIYSTPIVADVNNNGIQDFVFGSKDNYLYGFGVDGEPVMEFPIDIGYQIASPPAIIDADGDGDLDIAFGSAYNVDIVDYKTTAGTENILYSMYRFDLERTGFSLISGGYAIGDEPPAHFTNSIAQNFPNPVQNSTKISYSLKNADVHNATLKIYNILGQQVSQINNLQAGSQNSVDWNATDKSGNALSSGIYFYRIESNTYKSDVKKMILMR, from the coding sequence ATGAAAAGAATTATACCAATCTTAATTGTGGCTTTTCTTTTTGCGAATATCGGACTTTTGGCAAGTCCGATCACCCAAAATGCTGCCACAGAAGTTGCTGAATTCAAAATAAGTTTGGATGGCAAAACTGATTTTTCTATCAACAATTGTGAAGAATTGTTAAATATTGAGAACAATCGAGTTGGCTTTATTTTCCACCTTACCCCTCAAGGATTTGTGCTCGTAAGCACAGACACAGATCTGACCCCGATTGCCGGAATTTCATATAGGAATAATTTCTCTACTGAAGATGTCCCTTCAAATATTGCTTTTCAATGGTTAAGAAAAGAACTAAGTTTGCATATTCAAGGCATTGAACAATTTCCTTCACAGCTAATTTCAGATAACAATCAACTTTGGAATGATTATTTAACCAAAAATTCCGCTCAATTTAACACAAGAGACCGCGCTATCTATCCCCCGGAAGGAACTACTACAACCGGCGGCTGGGTAGAAACTCAATGGAATCAAAATCCTGCTCCATATAACGCTTATTGCCCTCTTGATCCAAACACAGGTGGCAGATCTTATGTGGGTTGTGTTGCAACCGCGATGATACAAATAATTAATTATCACAGATTTATAGGTGATGCAGAATTCTATAATAGTGATGATTACAATTATCAACCCTATACAGGAAACCAATGGTGTAATGTTGACAATGATTACCAGAGTTTGGATTTTCCAAATTTTCCTAACCTAAACCTTTATCTCGACCTTCTGCGTGAAGAATATATGACAAATGAACCCATTTCAGATCAATCTATTGCTGCTTTGGGTTTTGCAGCAGGAGTGTCCGTAGAAATGTGTTATTCTACTGATGGCTCCGGCGCATACTCATCTGACGTGGATAATGCTTTTTTGTATAAATTTGATTATGACAGTGCTCTTTATCAATCCGGTGGCTCCACATATTTTTATAGCAATGTCCAAGATGATATGATGGATGGACTTCCCATTCACTTAAGCCTTAACGGGAATCCCGGCCATGCTATTGTTCTTGATGGCTATAATAGCGCCGCTGACACATATCATCTCAATTTTGGTTGGGGTGGTAGTTCAGACGGTTGGTATGACTTGCCAGACGGAATTATTCCTATGGGTTTCACAAGTGTCTCTGCTGGAATTATTCATATTAACGGTGGTTTCCTCCCCTATCTTTCTTATAAAGAAATTTTCGCTTCCGAAACTATCGGTGATTATGACGGACGTATCAATCCGGGTGAAACCGCTGATGTTCGCATTTCTATCCAAAATAAAATCAGTTTTTCTACTGCCACAGATATTGTTGCCCGTCTCAGATGTAATGATCCCCGAGTAATTATTTTAGATTCAATCGGAACATACAGTGACATTCCGGCCGGATCCGCCCAAACAAATATCACAGATCCATTCAAACTTGAAGTTGTTCAAGGTGCCGGTGCATGCACAATTGATTTAACTTTGCATGTAGAATCAAATGATGGATATTCTGCCGATCTAATTGTTCCCCTTGATGTTACAATGGACCTTGTAGGTTGGCCGGTTACCGTTGTTGGTGGCGTAAATGGTAGCCCTGCTTTTGTGGACTTTGACGGAAGTGGAACTTATGATGTAGTATTCGGTGATAATAGTGGCAAAATTCACAGATTCGATATCGAAGGAAACGAATACACAGGTTTCCCATATGATACCCAGAATAATATTAAAGGCTCGGTTGCCATCTCAGATATTGACGGCAATGGAGAAAAAAATATTATCTGTGGATCGAATAGTAATGAACTTGTTGTCTTAGAACCAAATGGAGATGAACTTTTTACATATCAAGCATCTATGTATGTCATGGTAACTCCCACTGTAGCAGACATTGATGGGAATGGAAGCAAGGAAATTATTTTCCAATCGGCAAACGGACAATTGTATGTAATTGATTCAGCCGGAAACGATTTTCCAAACTTTCCAATTGCAATTTCCGGAACTATTTATATGAATTCCGGAGTGGCGGTTGCAGATATTAATGGTAACGGAAATAAAGAAATTATTGCTGCCACACTTACCGGCGATGTCTCTTGTATAAATAAAGACGCTGAAGTCGAATGGACTATTAACTTGAGCAGTTCCGTTCAAGGTGCTCCAACAATTATTGAATTTAGCGATGAAACTTACATTCTTGTTGGCGATACAGGTGGACGATTGGCTTTTATTAACTCTAATGGAAATTTGCTGAATTTTGCAGAAACTTCCGGTAACTTTACCAGTTCTCCTCTCGCCATCAATCTCAGCGGCGGATCAACCGTGCAAGACCTTTGGTTTATGATCGGCTCTCAAGACGGAACCGCGCATCTTATTGATTATTATGGAAACGATCATGATGGTTGGCCTAATGATACTGGAGATGCAATTTATTCAACTCCGATCGTGGCTGATGTAAACAACAACGGAATACAAGATTTCGTCTTTGGTAGTAAAGACAATTATTTATACGGCTTTGGTGTTGATGGTGAACCTGTTATGGAATTCCCAATAGATATTGGTTATCAGATTGCGTCTCCACCTGCAATTATTGATGCTGACGGAGATGGTGATCTTGATATTGCTTTTGGTTCTGCTTACAATGTGGACATTGTTGACTATAAAACAACAGCTGGAACAGAAAATATTCTTTACTCAATGTATCGTTTTGATTTGGAACGAACCGGTTTTTCGCTAATTTCCGGAGGATATGCTATCGGTGATGAACCTCCCGCTCATTTCACAAATAGCATTGCTCAAAACTTCCCAAATCCGGTTCAAAATAGTACAAAAATTTCTTATAGTTTGAAAAATGCTGATGTCCATAATGCAACTCTAAAAATATATAACATCCTCGGACAGCAAGTTTCACAGATCAATAACCTTCAGGCTGGAAGTCAAAATTCTGTAGATTGGAACGCTACTGACAAATCAGGAAATGCTCTTTCCAGTGGTATATATTTCTATAGAATCGAAAGCAATACTTACAAATCTGACGTTAAAAAAATGATCCTTATGAGATAA
- a CDS encoding S4 domain-containing protein produces the protein MRIDKLLDVLCIVKHRSIAKKACDNNLVQINGATAKPSKLVQIGDRIRVAIYGFIIEFELTDMPTKNIQKSQTTNYYKLVVRNQEPD, from the coding sequence ATGAGAATAGATAAATTATTAGACGTGCTTTGCATTGTTAAACATCGTTCAATTGCCAAAAAGGCGTGCGATAACAATCTCGTTCAAATCAATGGAGCAACTGCAAAACCTTCAAAATTAGTTCAAATCGGCGATAGAATAAGAGTGGCAATTTATGGATTTATTATTGAGTTTGAACTAACAGATATGCCAACGAAAAACATACAAAAATCACAAACAACAAATTATTACAAATTGGTAGTAAGAAATCAGGAACCCGATTAA